The stretch of DNA AAAAAGCAGTTCATGGCCTTCTTCGAGAAGGCTGGGGAGATAAAGGGGCTCAAGGTGCTCTTCGACATAGACCAGGAGCCTCAGGTAAGGGCCATCCTCAAGAACAGCTGTCCCAGAACGAAGATAAACACGATAACTCAATGATAAAAGCACCCCGGACCAATGTCCGGGGTGCTTTTATACGTCTCTTTTAGAATTTCACCGTTTTACGAAGGGAAAGACCGATCCTCCGTGAGGTATGACGTAGGCAGATCCTCCTTCGGGATGGAGTCTTGAGACCTCGGCCATGGCCGCCTCGACGGAGTTCACGGCGATTATCCCCGATCCTTCCAGGTCCGACCGTCTCAGTTCGGACACCAGCACGATATTCGCCTTCAGGGCCTGATCGGCCAGCAGATACCCTACGTAGCGAGGTATGGAAAACCTCTCTCTGAGCACCTTTTCCCTCGCCACCTGGTCGGAATAACCGGTCAGTATCTCGAAGCACTCGTCGCTGCCCGATCCCTCGTCGCACATGGCCAGGACCACCAGGGTACCCCCGTCTCTGACGGCCTCTATGGAGTTGAACACCGTCTTGGACGACTGATACAGTACCATGTCCTTTGGATATCCTCCCGCCGATGCCACCACCACGTCGGCCTTTCGATCCACAGTCACGCCGTTCAGGTCGTTCACCAACTCGGTGCCTTTCAGATGTGCGGACCTCCACTGTCCCGACACGGCGGCGGCGATCCTTCCGTCTCCTCCCATTACCACGTTGAAGACGAAATCGGGATTTACCATGGAACAGGCCTCGTCCATGTCCAGGTGGAGGGGGTTGTCCTCCATGAAGGCGCAGCGGCATCTCATGTCCCTGCCCGTCTCGGGAGCCGATTTCAGCGCCAGAACGTGGTTGGCCTGTATGGCTTCGTATGAGGCCACCCCGGGAAGTATGGACTTTCTGCCCCCTCCCCATCCGGCCATGACGTGGTAGGTGACGGCACCGGTCAGAATCAATCTGTCGCACTCCGTGACCATGCGGTTGACCTCTACAGGGGTTCCTCTTGAGGTGGTCCCCAGAGAAACCAGCGAGTCTGCGTCCCTGCAATCGTGGTCCACCACCTGAAAGCGGTCCGCCAGGTCTCCCAGAAGCAATCCGTGTTCCTCCGGCGTCTGGGATCTGTGAGTTCCGGTCGCGGAGATGAACTTTACGTCCTCCTCCTTACCCCCTCCCGCCAGTATCTCGTCCACCAGAAAGGGAAGGTAGACCGACATCCTCTGCCATGCCCTTGTGACGTCGGAGACCACCACGCAGATGGTCTCGCCCGGAGAGAGCAGGTCCCTCAACCTGGGCGAGTCTATCGGATTTTCAAGGCCATCCAGGACGATTTCCTCCTCGGATACATCCCGAGGCGTCGGAGGTTCCAGCACCGATTCGAGTTTCAGATTTTCCGGAAGGCTCAGGGGAAGCTCCCCTTTTCCGTAGGACAGAGTGAACTCCAAGCTCATTTCAGTTTCTCCAGTTGAGGCAGGCCGAACTCGTCGGAATAGCGCCTGAGCATGTCCTCCGTGGCCAGATCCAGCTCTATTCCCTCTCGAACGGCCCTCTCTCTGGCCTCCCTCTCCTTCTCGCCGTGGACGAATATCCTGTCGTGGCCGTCGGCCTTCTCGCTGCGCCGGACCGATTCCAATATGGAGGATACGCTGTCTTTTATGGCCGACTCGTCTCCGAAGATATCCAGCCTGGTGGCGGCGAAATAGTGGGTTATACCGCTTCCGCTACCGGGTTCCTGGAACGTCTCGGGGCTCCACCGTCCCAGAGATAGAGCGGAACATAGAAGCTCGACCATCAGCCCGAGCCCGTACCCCTTATGGCCTCCCAGCTCCTCGCCCTCTCCTCCTAAAAAGAGATGCCCTCCCAGAGATGATTCGCTCTTGAAGAGGTCCTCTATGTGGGACGCGTCGTCCGTGACGCTGCCGGTCTCGTCGACCACCCATCCCAGAGGCATGGGCTTTTTCCTCCTGTCGTAGACCTCCACCTTGCCGTGGGCCACCACCGGTGTCGCCATGTCGAGGAGAAACATCTCCTCTCCCGATCCAGGGATGGCCACCGCTATGGGGTTGGTTCCCAGCAAACGCTCCTTGCCGAAGGTCACTATGCAGCATTTCCTGGTGTTGGTCATGGCCACTGCCATACAGCCCCGCTTTGCCGCCCGTTCCGCCCAAAGCCCGGCCATTCCGTAGTGGTTCGAGTCGCGGACCACGCAGGAACAGGTTCCTATCTCCAGCGCCTTGTCCACGCAGCGGTCCATGGAGAAAGCCGCCACGGAGGGACCTATGCCGGATTTGCCGTCGACCACCAGGGAGACCGGCGTCTCGCGGACCACCTGAGGCTCCCTGTCGGTGAAGGCGAATCCCCCCTCCAGGTTTTTCCTGTAGAAGGCCAGCCTGGCCACCCCGTGGGACGGGACGGCCCTAGCGTCCGCCTCCACAAGCACCTCGGCGGTTATTCGGGCCTGAGATTCGGTATAACCCAGCCCTTTTTCAAGTATGTCCATAACATGTCTAGTCAGTCCGTCGTACGAAACTATCACTGTCGTATCTCCTTTCCTATGCCCTGTCTTCTCCGATTATCCTTCCGGCGGGCCGTCTGTCGATCAGTGCTACCAGCAGGAACACCGCTATGCACACCGGCCACTCCAGGTATATCACGTGGGAGACCACGTGGGTAGCGGGAAAGAAGGTCCATCCGGCCCATACGATCAGAGATGCCAGTATAGTCCAGAAGCCCGACCCCCTGCGGCACAGGGAGGGAATGAAGAGATCGGCAAGGATCAGAAGGGTGAAGGACGCCGTGACAGCCAGTGCGGAGGTAAGGGTCTTGAGGATGCCCACCACGGAGAGGGCCAGAAAAAAGGTCAGCACGCTGACGATCACAACGCAGATCCGGGAGAGAAAGACCTCCCGTTCGGGATCAAGCTCCTTCTTCTGAAAGAAAAGGGGCTTCACCAGGTCCTCCAGGGTGAGGGTGGCGCTTCCCAGCAGAAGGCCTACCGCTGTGGAGATGTCGGCGGCCCAGAGACCGGCCAGAAGCAATCCTCCTATGGCGGGGCTTATGGAGGTCACAAGGGCGGGCAGAGCCATGGCGGAGTTCTCCAGTCCGGGAAACTTGGCGGCTGCCATGACGCCGAAGAGGGCGCAGAGAAAGCCCACCGGAAGGATTATTATTCCTCCGAGGATGAAGCCGTTTCTGGCGGACCTGCCGTCTCTGGCGGCGAAGGCGATCTGGTTTATGGCCTGCACCGAGAACGCCTGGGTTATCATGACCGCCATCCAGGCACACACCATGGCGGTTCCCATGCCGGAGGTCCAGTCCAACCAGATATCCGAGGAAGGAAGCTCGGCCATTATGGGGCCGAAACCTCCAAAGGTTCCGGAGGCGCTGACCAGAGCGGCGATTATCCCTCCGTAGATGACCACCACGTTTATGACGTTGACCAGACCTCCAGCCAGATATCCGCCTATGAGGGTGACCCCGATGAAGATGGCGGCGGTGGCCATCATTCCGGTCTGGAAGGTGAATATGTCTGGAAGCAGAGCAGTGAGGACCGCTCCTCCCGCCACGTACTGAAGGGAGGTTATGACCATCTGGATGACCAGCTGGGCCACAGCTCCGAGAACCCTGGCTCCGGGGCCGAACATACGCCCCATCATCTCAGGCACGGTACGGACGTTCATCTTGCGGAAAAAACCCGCCGCCACGAGGCCTACGACGATTCCCGCCACACCCCAGGCGGCGTTGTACCAGCCGGCGGACAGGCCTTTGGTGTAGGCGTTTTGGGCCACTCCGACGGTGGAGGCCCCTCCGATGGCGAGACCGGCCAGCATGGCGGCCACCACGACGGGAGGCAGGTTGCGTCCGGCCAGGAGATACCCCATGGCCCCTTCGATATGGCTCCGTCTCTGTATCTGAAGGGCCTTGAGAGACACCCCGAAGAGAAGCGCTATGTAAGCTATCAAGATAATAAGTTGAACGTTCATTTTCGACATCCTTTCGCCGCTTTCAGGCTTCCCTCTAGGGTTCCACCCGTCCTCTTCCACCAAACGCCTTTTTTCTATATCCCCTCTCCTCTCTGTCGCTTCGCAGTTGTGCTGAAATAAAACAGGAAGCATAAAAAAAGGGACCGATCCCAGAATGGGACCGGTCCCGGAGATTCCAACGACGTCTAGACGTCGGTCCTCCCGAGAGGTCCCACGCATCTAAAGTAATAGCCGTACCAAAAAAGGCGATTGTTCGATACAGACGTCGAAATCATGGTTTTTCCTTTCCGCGGCTCGCAGCCGCAAAAAACGGTTGAGATGATATATACCACCTATCGGGGGGTTTTGTCAACGATAAAAAACATAACCCTCCGGTGGAAAGCTTTCCGATACTATCTTTCACCCATTTAGTAACACGATGAGGCTTTTTTGAGGCAAAAAACGCCAAATCGTGCTACCATACCCTAGTTAGCTAAAGCAAACAAAGGAGAGCGATAAAAGATGAAAAACGTAATAGAGGTATCGAACCTCTGTCATAGTTATGGATCCCGTTGGATATACAGAGGGCTCGATGTATCGATTTCCCCCGGCAAGGTCTACGGACTTCTTGGTAAAAACGGGGTCGGCAAGACCACCCTCATAAAGATCCTCATGGGATTTCTCCGTCCATCCTCGGGAAGATGTACCGTATTCGGCGAGGACTCCCACGACCTGAAACCGGCCACCAGAGCCAGGATAGGGCTTCTTTTCGAGGGACATCTGGCCTACGATTTTATGACCATATCCCAGATAGAGAGATTCTACGCACCTCATTATCCCCTATGGGACAAATCGAGATACTACGATCTGGTCGACCTGCTGGGGCTAAAGCCTAATCACAGAATAGGCGATATGTCCTGCGGCCAGAGGTCCCAGGTGGTCCTTGGTCTGATAATGGCCCAGCAGCCGGAACTGCTGATACTGGACGACTATTCCATGGGACTCGACGCCGGATACAGAAGGCTTTTTCTGGACTATATGTCCGAATATCTGAGAGGGACGGGACGGACGGTGTTCCTCACGTCCCACGTGATACAGGACATGGAGGGTTTCGTGGACCAGGTGATCTTTCTCGAGAGAGGCGGAGCCGTCAGGTCCACCTCGATAGAGTCTTTCAAGGATACCTTCCGCTGTTACGAGCTTCCCAAAAACGAAGGATCTCGAGTACCCGAACCGAAAGGTCCGGTGAAGAACGTCGAGACCCACGGCGATCGGTGGGAGCTGTTCGGCTTCGCCGGTCCGGAGGAGATGGAGACGGGGCTCGACGCCCAGGGAGTGGACCCCTTCGGCCTGACTCCCCGGGATATGACCTTGGAAGACGCTTTCATAGGCTATACCGGGAGGTATTGATATGGTTCGATCGATAATATACAAGGAGCGTCTGAAAACCTGGAGAGGTTGGTCGGCCCTGATGTTTCTGAATATGGCAGTCATGGCCTATATAGCCGCCGAGACCCATAGTATGTTCGTGATGGACCATCCCGAGATAGTCTGGTACAGAGTGATGTATCTGGGATCCGTCCACTTCGGGAGCCTAAGATCCATTCCCCTTTTAACGGGAGCACTCCTCGGAGCGGCCCAGTTTCTGCCGGAGATGAGGGACGAGAGGTTCAGGCTCTCCCTTCACCTTCCGGTGGAGCTTCACAAGGTCGTAACCGCACACGTGGCATTCGGGTTGTTCGCCCTCGGAGCCATCCTGCTGACCGATATGGGAATACTGGCTGTCCTGACCGCCAGCTACTTTCCCCTGGAGGCCGTGATCATGTCCCTCTGGACCGCCGCACCCTGGTGCCTGGCCGGTTTCGTGGCCTATCTCGGGACGGCCCTGGCTTTGCTGGAACCCAAGTACCACTTGAAAGCGGCTCTTATAGCTGTGGCGATAGCCCTCTCGGAGCTGTACATGTATAGGACCGCTCCCGGTTCCTACCGAACGATTCTACCGATACTGGTCCTGTTATCCGCGTTACTCGTTCCTGGAGTTCTTCTTCCGGCCTACAGATTCCGCTTCAGGAGGCTTTCCTGATGAGAAGGATATCCGCCGCATCCCTGATCCTCCTCATAATTGCGGTCTCGTCCATATATCTTCCCATGGCGTACAGAAAGCTATTCATACCGGATACGGAGAAGACCCATCTGCTCTTCAGCCCCGTGACTAAGAAATTCGTCTACCGGGAGCAGCTTATAGGGGATATACCTGAGGAGGTGAGGTCTAAAGCGGACGATCACCATTCGGAGATCGCCTACGGAGACCAGGACGGCAACTACTACGGCAGGCTCGATTTCGAGAGGATGCTGCCTTTCATATATTCGAAGAACATGGATATGCTGGGGCTTCTGCCGATAGAGATAGACAGCCGATCTTTCGACATCGAGGAGATAAAGAGGGGCAGACAGGTGATGGAGATGACCCCGGAGAAACTTCGGAAACACAGCACCAGGCCGTCGGTGTGGCCCCTTCTGGAGACAGACTCGGGACAGGCGAGACTTGTCCTTCCCGACGACGTTTTCAGGATGACCGACGACAGGATGGAGTTCGTCAACGCCGACAGCAACCAGGTGGACCGGGAGCTTACGGAGAAATTCACCCGGGCACTGCTGAAGGAGGGATTCTCCTTCCCCGCCCGTTCCGTAAATTCCAGGGTGACGGTGCTGAAACCATTCGACGACGGCGTGTTCATAGTGGACCACGACTACGACGTGTTTCACGTCAAGAGGGTAAAGGGAGAGCCTTTCGTCAGGAAAACCTCTATCGACCGGGACATAAAGACGAGGTACGTTCTCGTCTCGGAAAACCTGAGGAAGGTATATCACGGCCTCCTCATAGGGCAAGACGGCCGAGCCTGGCTGCTGGGATTCGACGATTACGAGACCATCCCCCTTCCGCTAGAGGGCTACAACCCGGACGAGATGGACTTGAAGATACTGACCGACCCTCTTTACGTGACCGCCACCTGGTCCGACGAGACGACCATACACGGCCTGGCGATGGATCGCTCCTACCGGCCCGTGGCTTCCTTCGACCATACCATGTCCAGGGCAGCGGACACGAGGGCGAAGAAGATCTACAGAGCCCTCTTTCCCTTTTCCTTAGACCTCGGACACAGACGGAGAGGAAATATGGAGATATCCTTCCGACTTGGAGATAGGACTGCCGTAGTAGGGATTGTCGCAGCTCTGACGGCGCTTCTTACCGTCGGTTCGTCGATCCGGAAGAGACGTCCCAAACCCTACGAGATCATCTTGGTGGCCCTGACCGGCCTGTACGGCCTGATAGCGGTCTTTCTGGTGGACCCGGAGAGATAGGACCGGAAATACTTGATCGATTGGAAGCCCCCGAGGAAAAACATCCTCGGGGGCTTCCATCTTCTTTTATCGGCGAAAGCAATTATTACTCGAGCCTTTTTATACCGAAATCGCTCGGAGAAAACTTCGCCCCTCCAGCATCGTAAAGAAGCCAAGCGCTGACGGATTTATTCTGCTCTATGTACCTTTCGGCCTCTTCTCCCGTAAGTCCCAACTTCACACCTCCCATATTCTTCGCCAACTCGTCGAAACGAGGATCCTCGTACGCTTTTTCAAAAGCATCACGCAAAATTTTGACTCTGTCTTCCGGCGTACCTTTTCTGACGAAAGCGCCAAAAAAAGCACCCCATGGAAGATAGTTCCTATAATCATCGTAGAATTCGGTAACGGCAGGAACAGACTCCACGCTGGGAAGTCTCTTGGAGGAGATAACGGCCAAACCTTTCAAAGACCCTGACTTGATAAAGCTCTCTCCTGCGAGCAAGCCGACCACGACCGCATCTATGTGCCCTCCCATCAAAGCCGTTATACAGGGACCCTCCCCATCGAAACGAACTTTATTGAACGATTTTATCCCATGAATTTTCTCTATCATGGTGTTCGCAACGAAAGGCAATCCTCCAGGACCGGTAGAGCCCATCTTTATGCTCTTGCCGGAGAGGGCGGCATCTATGAAGTCCTCATAGCTCTGATATGGGGACTCCTGTCCCACCAGGACCACCCCGACATTTGCCATCATCAATAAAACGGGATCGAACTGATCGTAATCTATTTTCGACAATCCCGTCACCTTATAAAGATTGGGGTTTTCCGCTCCATAAAGGATACTGTATCCGTCGGCACGTTGATTAGCGACAAACGTAGTCGCCACGGCTCCGGTAGCTCCAGTACGATTTTGAAGAATGATCTTTTTATTCAGGTATTCCTCCGCTATGGGGGAAATAGCGCGGGCTACGTTGTCCATAGCGCCCCCGGCACCCCACATTATGTAGCCATGGAGGTTCTTTTCCGGGTAGGCGGACAAACCGACCCGAGCGTTCACGACCAAAAACAAAAACGCTAAGAAAATCCTTTTCTTCATAGGGAAACCTCCTCCGATTACTCAGAAAATATTACCTGTACTCGATGTCCGGAATAAAAACCGGACATCGAGTAATTAAATCATTTTTATTTTTTAGCTGACTCGCTAGCCTTAATTATGGAGTCGACAACACCGTCTCCCACGTTCTTACGGATCATGTTCTCGACCGTAGCGGCTGCCTTCTTCAGCTCCGCCTTGAGCTCGGCGTTCGGGGTCTCGACGTTCATGCCAACCTTCTCGAGGGAGGCCAGCATCTCGTCGTTCTTGGACTTGGCCAGGTCGAAGAGGAAGTCGGAGGCCTCTTTCATGCTCTCGTCGATGATGGCCTTGTAGTCGTCGGGCATGCCGTCGTACATATCCTTGTTCATCGTGACGCTGAGTATGAACGCTATGTGATGGGTGTTCGTGAGGTACTTCTGCACCTCGTAGAACTTGCTGGCCCATATGATCTCGTAGGGGTTCTCCTGAGCGTCGACCAGTCCCTGCTGAAGTGCCACGTAAAGCTCGGCGAAGTTAAGAGGGGTGGGGTTGGCTCCGAGAGCCTTCCAGAAAGCCATGTGATACTCGTTCTCCATGGTACGTATCTTGAGTCCCTTGAAATCGTCTATTTTCTCCAGCGCTCTGCTGCTGGTCGTCTCTCTGTAGTAGATGGGCTCGAAGAGGAGCAGTTTGAGGCCCGCCTTCTCGTACCATTTGTTCAGCTCGGCCCTGAAGGGTCCGACGAAGGTCTTTCTGGCCACGTCGAGATCGTCGAACAGCATAGGGATGTCGAAGACAGCCAGTTCGGGGATGAAGGCGACCTGGGGAGCGGTGGTCTGAGCGACCATGGAGATGTCGCCGAACTGGCAGCCCTCGAGGATCTCTCTGTCGCCGCCTAGCTGGCTGTCCAGATAGATGTTGACGGTGATGTTCCCCTCGGACTTGGCCTCGACGAGTTCCTTTATCTTCTCGGTAGCCAGAGCCCTGGGAGTACCTCCGGTGGAAGGATAGGCTCCTGCCAGCTGAAGGGTGTACTTTTTCGCCGCCATGCTCTCTCCGGCAAATCCGAAAAGAACAGTCAGAACCGCCGCCAGACCTAGGAACACGAAACCACGTTTACCGTTGATCATTTATTGCCCCTCCTTTGTTTTCGTCGATCATAAAAGATCTACCTATAAACCTTCGGAACAAAACGACACAGTAGAAAGAACCCATCTCTCACCTCCAAACGCTTTGAGATCGTCCCAGTCCTCACCCGAGCAGGACCAGACTGAGCTGAGGAACGTAGGTTATCAACATAAGGGCGACTATGAAGGCCAATATGAACGGGATAGCTTTTATCCCGACCTTCATGACCTGCTCCTTTATGAGAGGAGCCGCCACGAAGAGATCGACCCCGAACGGTGGAGTCGCCATGCCAATCGCCAGGGTGACCACCATGATGATGCCCAGGTGTATCGGACTAACTCCGAGAGCTACGGCGGAGGTGAGCATCATGGGAGCCAGTATGGCTATGGCCGGTCCGACGTCCATAAACATGCCCAGGATGAGCAATATAACGTTGAGAGCGAAGAGGAAGATGTATTTGTTTCCGGCGAAGTTGGTCAGGACGAAGTCCCTCAGCACCGCAGGAGCCTGTAATAGAGCCAATACACGACCGAATACTATCGCCAGAGAAAGAAGAACCACTATAGGAGCGTAGGACTTGACCGTATCGGTCAATATCTCCCCTAAAGAACCTAAGGTTAGACTCTTATAGATGAAGATGCAGACGATAAGGGCATAGAACACCGATACAGCCGCCGCCTCAGTCGGGGTGACGATGCCTCCGTAGATGCCACCCAGTATGATGACCGGAGCCAGAAGGGCCCAGAAACTTTCCTTTAAGAGCACCCAGAGACCGCAGGATCTGAGGCTTTGGACTTTCTGGGAAATCTTTTCCCTGTCCTCTCCGTGAACCTTGGCATAGATGTAGGCGTATACCATGAGGCTCAGGCCTATCAAGATGCCGGGGATTATCCCGGCTATGAAGAGACTGCCGATGGAGACGCCGGTAACGACCCCGTAGGTGACGAAGGGAATGCTCGGAGGGATTATGACCCCAAGACTCCCGGCCGTCGCTATAAGAGCGGCACTGTAGACCTTGTCATAGCCCAGGGAGGTCAGAAAGGGAATGGCCATCCCGCCCACCGCCGCAGTGGTGGCAACACCGGAGCCCGATATAGCTCCGTAGAAAAGACAGGTGACTATGGCGGTCATCGGTATACCCGCCGGGAAGTTTCCTATGAAATAGGCAAAGAAGTTGAACAGCCTCTCGGAGATCTTCCCCTTGGTCATTATGTTTCCAGAGAGTATGAAAAGGGGTATGGCAAGCATGGGAGTGCTGTCGAGGGCGCTGACCACGCTGCGAACTACATACTGTACGTTGGCGGTGAAGGCCGAGTCCAGCAGGGAGGGAAGAATGGTGGAGAAGCCGAGGGCCACCGCTATGGGTATTCCCAGGATAAGGCCCCCTAGAAGGATGAGAATCATGGATAAAATCATGTCTAAAGCTCCGCCTTTCCGCTCGAATCCTTAAAATCGGCTCTGAGACGCTGAACCGCTCTGAAGGTGGCGAGGAAAAAACCCAAGATGGCGGCCAGATAGATCCATCCCATGTGGACCTTGAGGGCCGGGCTGGTCTGACTGCTCCTCATCACCCTCTGGACCGCCGGCACGGCAGATATGGACAGGTAGCCGAAGAAAGCCACCACGGTCAGATTTCCCAGATTGGTCATCAGGTTTCTGATAGGTCTGGGAAGGGCCTCTATCAGGGTATCGACTCTCAGTATGTTTCTCTCTTTGATGCTGTAACCGATGCTTATCAGGGCAGACCATATGAAGGCGTAACGAGAGGCCTCCTCAGCCCAGGAAAGCGAGTTATTGAACACGTATCTCATGATCACCTGTAGCATCATTACGCTGGCGATCACCACCAGGAGCCCGCTCAAGACGTACTCCTCCAGGTGATCGTTAAGCCATCGGATTATCTTCACCTACATCACCTCCGCTGGGTGGTTGGGCGACGACAGTGACGATCGTCCCGGAAAAGGCGCTTCGCCAAAATAACCGCCGCCAAATCACGTTATCTTCAAAGTTGCACGGACTTTCCCTCTTCAGCAGAAAAATAGGCTCCATATATCACTTCCGTGACTTGTTTGGCCAAATCGAAGTCGGAAAGAGGTTCTCTTCCAGTGGATACACATTCCATAAAATCCTGAAATTGACCGACATAACCTCTCAGGACACCTTCCGCTACAAAGGGATTCTGCCAACCAACCTTGGAAGGCAACAATTCGGATATATAGACATCCTCAAGTCCGTCTTCGTCCAACATATAGCTGCTGAGGTTGTCCGACGGAGTTATTCTGCAATCCAAAACAACATCATTAGAATAAACTTCAATATAATTTTTAGTCCCGCCCAACATGACATCTCCCGCGATAACCAAAGCCTTGGTTTTATCCGTAAAAGTAATCATCAAAGATGCAAAATCCTCTACATCCTCCGGGGTCACGTCGATGTGCCTTCGTTCGTAATCACTGAGAAACGGGGTCATTCTGGCAGTATCGCATATCACGCTTTCGACTCCTATACTTTCGCCCCTTGATTTGGCTTGTTCCCGTTTTAGCCATAAGATACCTCCGATCGGATGAGATCCAACCCGAATCAGAGAACCTCCTCCGGTTTTATTCCAAATACCGGCGACCGGGGATGTAGATCCTTTAAGACTCTCCTCCCCTTTCATAAACAATATCTTGCTTTGCTTCGCACGTAATATTTCGGCAGCTTTCAACACATTTGGGGAATAGATATAGTTCTCGGCATACATGAAAAGTCTATTGCTAGACTTAACCGTTTCCTCGATTTCCGCAAGTTCCTTTCGAACTTCCCGAAACATCACGGATTTGGGAACGGTATCGCCCACGGAGAAAGCGGATTCTTCTTTTCCAAAATAGCCGGTTAGAGGTTTTTCGCATATTACGTGCTTTCCCGCTCTCAATATCTCCGAAACCATGGATGAGTGCAGAAAAGGGGGCGTACATATATGAACGACATCTATCTCTTTGTCGTCCAAAATTCGTCTGTAATCGTCATAGTAGCTTCGAAAACCATATTTATCAGAGACCTTCCGAGCTTTTTCAATATCGATATCGGCTATAGCTCTCATATCGATAGAACATCCAGCCACCTGAGCCATATATTTACAGTGAAGATGAGATGCAAACCCGCTCCCTATTATCCCGATGGAGATCTTCTTCATAAAATCACCCAAATCGTCTATCTCTAAAAATCAGAGACCCTGAGCATGGAGCTATCTCCGGGGTGACCGACGAATTCCTCCACCTTCCGTGCCACGGCCAACACCTTTTTCAAATCGAAGCCGGTGCGAATATTCATGGTCTCCAGCATATTGACCACGTCCTCGGTTGCCACGTTTCCGGAGGCTCCCGGGGCAAAGGGACAGCCTCCCAGACCGGCGAAAGATGCGTCGAAATGGGACACCCCCGCGGTCATTGCGGCGTAGATGTTGGCCAATGCCATACCCCTGGTGTTGTGAGGATGCAGCGTCCAGGTAACGTCGGGATAACGGCGGATCAGGTCGGTCATGTATTCGTAGACCTGCCTGGGATGGGCCATGCCGGTGGTATCGGACATGGATATCTCCCTTATCCCCAGGTCCAGATAGGCGTCCACTATGGGGTATATCTCCTCCAGAGATATAATCCCTTCGTCGGTGTATCCGAAGGCGGTGGATATGGCTCCGCTGAGCTCCACCCCCTTGTCGGAACAGAAGGCGGCACACTTTCCGAAACCGGCTATGACTTCTTCCGGCGTGGCGTTGCTATTTTGCCTCGAGTGGGTTCGACTGGCCGAGACGCTCACCTTGACCTTGGTAATCCCGACCTCGCAGGCCCTTTCGACTCCCTTGAAGTTGAG from Dethiosulfovibrio russensis encodes:
- a CDS encoding TRAP transporter large permease, which translates into the protein MILSMILILLGGLILGIPIAVALGFSTILPSLLDSAFTANVQYVVRSVVSALDSTPMLAIPLFILSGNIMTKGKISERLFNFFAYFIGNFPAGIPMTAIVTCLFYGAISGSGVATTAAVGGMAIPFLTSLGYDKVYSAALIATAGSLGVIIPPSIPFVTYGVVTGVSIGSLFIAGIIPGILIGLSLMVYAYIYAKVHGEDREKISQKVQSLRSCGLWVLLKESFWALLAPVIILGGIYGGIVTPTEAAAVSVFYALIVCIFIYKSLTLGSLGEILTDTVKSYAPIVVLLSLAIVFGRVLALLQAPAVLRDFVLTNFAGNKYIFLFALNVILLILGMFMDVGPAIAILAPMMLTSAVALGVSPIHLGIIMVVTLAIGMATPPFGVDLFVAAPLIKEQVMKVGIKAIPFILAFIVALMLITYVPQLSLVLLG
- a CDS encoding TRAP transporter substrate-binding protein, whose translation is MINGKRGFVFLGLAAVLTVLFGFAGESMAAKKYTLQLAGAYPSTGGTPRALATEKIKELVEAKSEGNITVNIYLDSQLGGDREILEGCQFGDISMVAQTTAPQVAFIPELAVFDIPMLFDDLDVARKTFVGPFRAELNKWYEKAGLKLLLFEPIYYRETTSSRALEKIDDFKGLKIRTMENEYHMAFWKALGANPTPLNFAELYVALQQGLVDAQENPYEIIWASKFYEVQKYLTNTHHIAFILSVTMNKDMYDGMPDDYKAIIDESMKEASDFLFDLAKSKNDEMLASLEKVGMNVETPNAELKAELKKAAATVENMIRKNVGDGVVDSIIKASESAKK
- a CDS encoding TRAP transporter small permease — translated: MKIIRWLNDHLEEYVLSGLLVVIASVMMLQVIMRYVFNNSLSWAEEASRYAFIWSALISIGYSIKERNILRVDTLIEALPRPIRNLMTNLGNLTVVAFFGYLSISAVPAVQRVMRSSQTSPALKVHMGWIYLAAILGFFLATFRAVQRLRADFKDSSGKAEL
- a CDS encoding hydroxymethylglutaryl-CoA lyase, which encodes MSSPSLPREVVICEVGPRDGLQNESTLLSVENKLALIEGIIDAGAKSVEVGSFVHPKAVPSMADTDEVVKRLKKIDGVEYRGLALNFKGVERACEVGITKVKVSVSASRTHSRQNSNATPEEVIAGFGKCAAFCSDKGVELSGAISTAFGYTDEGIISLEEIYPIVDAYLDLGIREISMSDTTGMAHPRQVYEYMTDLIRRYPDVTWTLHPHNTRGMALANIYAAMTAGVSHFDASFAGLGGCPFAPGASGNVATEDVVNMLETMNIRTGFDLKKVLAVARKVEEFVGHPGDSSMLRVSDF
- a CDS encoding Gfo/Idh/MocA family protein; protein product: MKKISIGIIGSGFASHLHCKYMAQVAGCSIDMRAIADIDIEKARKVSDKYGFRSYYDDYRRILDDKEIDVVHICTPPFLHSSMVSEILRAGKHVICEKPLTGYFGKEESAFSVGDTVPKSVMFREVRKELAEIEETVKSSNRLFMYAENYIYSPNVLKAAEILRAKQSKILFMKGEESLKGSTSPVAGIWNKTGGGSLIRVGSHPIGGILWLKREQAKSRGESIGVESVICDTARMTPFLSDYERRHIDVTPEDVEDFASLMITFTDKTKALVIAGDVMLGGTKNYIEVYSNDVVLDCRITPSDNLSSYMLDEDGLEDVYISELLPSKVGWQNPFVAEGVLRGYVGQFQDFMECVSTGREPLSDFDLAKQVTEVIYGAYFSAEEGKSVQL